A genomic region of Xyrauchen texanus isolate HMW12.3.18 chromosome 29, RBS_HiC_50CHRs, whole genome shotgun sequence contains the following coding sequences:
- the tph2 gene encoding LOW QUALITY PROTEIN: tryptophan 5-hydroxylase 2 (The sequence of the model RefSeq protein was modified relative to this genomic sequence to represent the inferred CDS: inserted 2 bases in 1 codon; substituted 8 bases at 8 genomic stop codons), producing MQGQTMSQESQAMSSELLANPKGNPTAHKSPVXLLRKRGQQAVPKMQPALIMFFSKYWTQRGISLDSAMFDQQHLGASMLHRTSFNQIEEKLDKEEHKSTRELGKQAVXFSLKNEVGCLVKALRLFQKNHVKIESRXSKXVTNEVEYAECSCTKNEFNELVQYLKHHVNVISYNTLLNVXSEETVCSWFCNDAIVVLTLFLDCVCVXDGLPNGEGIPXFPXKISVLHXCFHRVQMYGSELDADHPAGPLRAYGAGLLSSIGGYEALLPFP from the exons ATGCAGGGACAGACGATGTCCCAAGAGTCACAAGCTATGTCCTCTGAACTGCTAGCTAATCCCAAGGGGAACCCAACAGCCCATAAATCACCCGTGTAACTTCTAAGGAAGAGAGGTCAACAAGCGGTCCCCAAGATGCAACCTGCTTTGATAATGTTCTTTAGCAAGTACTGGACTCAGCGAGGAATATCTTTGGATTCAGCTATGTTTGACCAGCAACACCTTGGAGCCTCCATG CTCCATAGGACATCCTTTAATCAGATAGAAGAAAAACTTGACAAAGAGGAACATAAATCCACTCGTGAACTTGGGAAACAAGCAGT ATTTTCTCTGAAGAATGAAGTGGGCTGTCTGGTCAAAGCCTTGAGGCTCTTTCAG AAAAACCATGTGAAGATTGAATCTCGTTGATCCAAGTGAGTTACCAATGAGGTGGAGTATGCAGAGTGCAGTTGCACAAAGAATGAGTTTAATGAGCTGGTGCAGTACCTGAAACATCATGTCAACGTTATCTCATATAACACACTCCTAAACGTGTAGTCTGAAGAGACTG TGTGTTCTTGGTTTTGCAATGATGCTATtgttgttttgactctttttctggACTGTGTGTGCGTTTAGGATGGGTTGCCCAATGGGGAAGGAATACCCTGATTTCCCTAAAAGATCTCTGTGCTGCACTAATGCTTTCATAGAGTGCAAATGTATGGTTCTGAACTGGATGCTGACCATCCT GCTGGCCCGTTGAGAGCCTATGGAGCAGGTCTACTGTCTTCTATTGGAGGTTATGAAGCCCTTCTGCCCTTTCCATaa